A window of the Falco biarmicus isolate bFalBia1 chromosome 10, bFalBia1.pri, whole genome shotgun sequence genome harbors these coding sequences:
- the LOC130155779 gene encoding tumor necrosis factor receptor superfamily member 6-like isoform X3 — protein sequence MLLMMPGASAEDCREGEYLHEGCCCVSCPAGTFVAQHCSAPHLRGRCDPCVEGESYTAHENGLEGCLSCRQCKDDQITLRPCTPTHDTECQCKQGYFCPAEGCEICQRCSTMCPEGKDIVQNCNATMDLGCGLPDQGSPAFAYIMVITGIIVVVAAVSVLLVRFRNLKSDKAASVEGAEKGLEFEGSTRSLILPEVETPATNTASPESGNSGESPEGQVQTSVSLEVENTLPEENSIVLSERGTVLRRGWRRIVNSSLPAKIGQTLAFHQNDPPRVPSGSMPVNCMVQEPKCQIIVNDLSQKELRDTFLVFINAVPPNKWKQFMRGYLQENDIDKIICDFPSDSEEQCYQMLLAWKNKLGMKQCIVKLLDELNYVDAEAYDKVLNTLKMNNIISMSEATD from the exons ATGCTGCTGATGATGCCTGGAGCCAGCGCCGAGGACTGCAGGGAGGGGGAGTACTTACACGAAGGCTGCTGCTGCGTATCTTGTCCAGCTG GTACTTTTGTTGCTCAGCACTGTAGTGCCCCGCATTTGAGAGGAAGATGTGACCCGTGCGTCGAAGGGGAGAGTTATACTGCCCATGAGAACGGCTTGGAAGGATGCTTGTCATGCAGACAGTGCAAAGATG atcAGATAACTTTGAGACCCTGTACTCCGACACACGATACTGAATGCCAGTGCAAACAAGGGTatttctgccctgctgagggCTGTGAAATATGTCAGAGATGCAGTACAAT GTGTCCGGAAGGAAAAGATATTGTGCAGAACTGCAATGCTACTATGGACCTAGGATGTGGCCTACCTGATCAAG GAAGCCCAGCTTTTGCTTATATTATGGTGATTACTGGGATTATTGTGGTGGTGGCGGCTGTTTCGGTGCTGTTGGTTAGATTTAGAAACCTGAAGAGTGATAAAG CTGCTTCAGTTGAAGGTGCAGAGAAAGGTCTG GAGTTTGAGGGCAGTACTAGAAGCCTCATTTTACCAGAAGTGGAGACACCTGCAACTAACACAGCCAGCCCTGAGAGTGGGAACTCCGGTGAGAGCCCAGAGGGCCAAGTGCAAACCAGTGTCAGCTTGGAAGTAGAAAATACATTACCGGAGGAAAACAGCATTGTGCTTTCTGAGCGGGGCACTGTCCTGCgaaggggctggaggaggatCGTTAACTCTTCACTACCAGCAAAAATTGGGCAGACTCTTGCTTTTCATCAGAATGACCCACCTCGTGTACCAAGTGGTAGCATGCCAGTAAATTGTATG GTACAAGAACCAAAGTGTCAAATAATTGTTAACGATCTCTCTCAGAAAG aactgagaGATACGTTTTTGGTCTTTATCAATGCAGTACCACCAAATAAATGGAAGCAGTTTATGAGAGGTTATCTGCAGGAAAACGATAttgataaaattatttgtgaCTTTCCTAGTGACAGTGAAGAGCAATGCTATCAGATGCTTCTGGCCTGGAAAAACAAACTGGGAATGAAACAATGTATTGTTAAATTACTGGATGAGTTAAATTATGTAGATGCTGAGGCTTATGATAAGGTCTTGAACACTTTGAAAATGAATAACATTATAAGTATGTCAGAAGCCACGGATTAA
- the LOC130155779 gene encoding tumor necrosis factor receptor superfamily member 6-like isoform X2, translating to MTEPVMLLMMPGASAEDCREGEYLHEGCCCVSCPAGTFVAQHCSAPHLRGRCDPCVEGESYTAHENGLEGCLSCRQCKDDQITLRPCTPTHDTECQCKQGYFCPAEGCEICQRCSTMCPEGKDIVQNCNATMDLGCGLPDQGSPAFAYIMVITGIIVVVAAVSVLLVRFRNLKSDKAASVEGAEKGLEFEGSTRSLILPEVETPATNTASPESGNSGESPEGQVQTSVSLEVENTLPEENSIVLSERGTVLRRGWRRIVNSSLPAKIGQTLAFHQNDPPRVPSGSMPVNCMVQEPKCQIIVNDLSQKELRDTFLVFINAVPPNKWKQFMRGYLQENDIDKIICDFPSDSEEQCYQMLLAWKNKLGMKQCIVKLLDELNYVDAEAYDKVLNTLKMNNIISMSEATD from the exons ATGACAGAGCCA GTTATGCTGCTGATGATGCCTGGAGCCAGCGCCGAGGACTGCAGGGAGGGGGAGTACTTACACGAAGGCTGCTGCTGCGTATCTTGTCCAGCTG GTACTTTTGTTGCTCAGCACTGTAGTGCCCCGCATTTGAGAGGAAGATGTGACCCGTGCGTCGAAGGGGAGAGTTATACTGCCCATGAGAACGGCTTGGAAGGATGCTTGTCATGCAGACAGTGCAAAGATG atcAGATAACTTTGAGACCCTGTACTCCGACACACGATACTGAATGCCAGTGCAAACAAGGGTatttctgccctgctgagggCTGTGAAATATGTCAGAGATGCAGTACAAT GTGTCCGGAAGGAAAAGATATTGTGCAGAACTGCAATGCTACTATGGACCTAGGATGTGGCCTACCTGATCAAG GAAGCCCAGCTTTTGCTTATATTATGGTGATTACTGGGATTATTGTGGTGGTGGCGGCTGTTTCGGTGCTGTTGGTTAGATTTAGAAACCTGAAGAGTGATAAAG CTGCTTCAGTTGAAGGTGCAGAGAAAGGTCTG GAGTTTGAGGGCAGTACTAGAAGCCTCATTTTACCAGAAGTGGAGACACCTGCAACTAACACAGCCAGCCCTGAGAGTGGGAACTCCGGTGAGAGCCCAGAGGGCCAAGTGCAAACCAGTGTCAGCTTGGAAGTAGAAAATACATTACCGGAGGAAAACAGCATTGTGCTTTCTGAGCGGGGCACTGTCCTGCgaaggggctggaggaggatCGTTAACTCTTCACTACCAGCAAAAATTGGGCAGACTCTTGCTTTTCATCAGAATGACCCACCTCGTGTACCAAGTGGTAGCATGCCAGTAAATTGTATG GTACAAGAACCAAAGTGTCAAATAATTGTTAACGATCTCTCTCAGAAAG aactgagaGATACGTTTTTGGTCTTTATCAATGCAGTACCACCAAATAAATGGAAGCAGTTTATGAGAGGTTATCTGCAGGAAAACGATAttgataaaattatttgtgaCTTTCCTAGTGACAGTGAAGAGCAATGCTATCAGATGCTTCTGGCCTGGAAAAACAAACTGGGAATGAAACAATGTATTGTTAAATTACTGGATGAGTTAAATTATGTAGATGCTGAGGCTTATGATAAGGTCTTGAACACTTTGAAAATGAATAACATTATAAGTATGTCAGAAGCCACGGATTAA
- the LOC130155779 gene encoding tumor necrosis factor receptor superfamily member 6-like isoform X1 has product MGAGGAVRLLLVMLLMMPGASAEDCREGEYLHEGCCCVSCPAGTFVAQHCSAPHLRGRCDPCVEGESYTAHENGLEGCLSCRQCKDDQITLRPCTPTHDTECQCKQGYFCPAEGCEICQRCSTMCPEGKDIVQNCNATMDLGCGLPDQGSPAFAYIMVITGIIVVVAAVSVLLVRFRNLKSDKAASVEGAEKGLEFEGSTRSLILPEVETPATNTASPESGNSGESPEGQVQTSVSLEVENTLPEENSIVLSERGTVLRRGWRRIVNSSLPAKIGQTLAFHQNDPPRVPSGSMPVNCMVQEPKCQIIVNDLSQKELRDTFLVFINAVPPNKWKQFMRGYLQENDIDKIICDFPSDSEEQCYQMLLAWKNKLGMKQCIVKLLDELNYVDAEAYDKVLNTLKMNNIISMSEATD; this is encoded by the exons ATGGGAGCCGGCGGGGcggtgaggctgctgctg GTTATGCTGCTGATGATGCCTGGAGCCAGCGCCGAGGACTGCAGGGAGGGGGAGTACTTACACGAAGGCTGCTGCTGCGTATCTTGTCCAGCTG GTACTTTTGTTGCTCAGCACTGTAGTGCCCCGCATTTGAGAGGAAGATGTGACCCGTGCGTCGAAGGGGAGAGTTATACTGCCCATGAGAACGGCTTGGAAGGATGCTTGTCATGCAGACAGTGCAAAGATG atcAGATAACTTTGAGACCCTGTACTCCGACACACGATACTGAATGCCAGTGCAAACAAGGGTatttctgccctgctgagggCTGTGAAATATGTCAGAGATGCAGTACAAT GTGTCCGGAAGGAAAAGATATTGTGCAGAACTGCAATGCTACTATGGACCTAGGATGTGGCCTACCTGATCAAG GAAGCCCAGCTTTTGCTTATATTATGGTGATTACTGGGATTATTGTGGTGGTGGCGGCTGTTTCGGTGCTGTTGGTTAGATTTAGAAACCTGAAGAGTGATAAAG CTGCTTCAGTTGAAGGTGCAGAGAAAGGTCTG GAGTTTGAGGGCAGTACTAGAAGCCTCATTTTACCAGAAGTGGAGACACCTGCAACTAACACAGCCAGCCCTGAGAGTGGGAACTCCGGTGAGAGCCCAGAGGGCCAAGTGCAAACCAGTGTCAGCTTGGAAGTAGAAAATACATTACCGGAGGAAAACAGCATTGTGCTTTCTGAGCGGGGCACTGTCCTGCgaaggggctggaggaggatCGTTAACTCTTCACTACCAGCAAAAATTGGGCAGACTCTTGCTTTTCATCAGAATGACCCACCTCGTGTACCAAGTGGTAGCATGCCAGTAAATTGTATG GTACAAGAACCAAAGTGTCAAATAATTGTTAACGATCTCTCTCAGAAAG aactgagaGATACGTTTTTGGTCTTTATCAATGCAGTACCACCAAATAAATGGAAGCAGTTTATGAGAGGTTATCTGCAGGAAAACGATAttgataaaattatttgtgaCTTTCCTAGTGACAGTGAAGAGCAATGCTATCAGATGCTTCTGGCCTGGAAAAACAAACTGGGAATGAAACAATGTATTGTTAAATTACTGGATGAGTTAAATTATGTAGATGCTGAGGCTTATGATAAGGTCTTGAACACTTTGAAAATGAATAACATTATAAGTATGTCAGAAGCCACGGATTAA